A window of Armigeres subalbatus isolate Guangzhou_Male unplaced genomic scaffold, GZ_Asu_2 Contig205, whole genome shotgun sequence contains these coding sequences:
- the LOC134203670 gene encoding uncharacterized protein LOC134203670, with the protein MTKAIVRPKPPPCMTNAPYDHSHRSTKATSFLVAKHRSTKAIVQPKPPPCMTNAPFDQSHFVPRRQAPFDQTIALQDQSTVRPKPSTDQSPPARSAVVRLVAGPSKAFTVGFDQENLGNRPTLPAIVQCTSHHLCSRWDT; encoded by the coding sequence ATGACCAAGGCCATCGTCCGACCAAAGCCACCACCCTGCATGACCAACGCACCGTACGACCACAGCCATCGTTCGACCAAAGCCACTTCGTTCCTCGTCGCCAAGCACCGTTCAACCAAAGCCATCGTCCAACCAAAGCCACCACCCTGCATGACCAACGCACCGTTCGACCAAAGCCACTTCGTTCCTCGTCGCCAAGCACCGTTCGACCAAACCATCGCCCTGCAAGACCAAAGCACCGTTCGACCAAAACCATCGACCGACCAAAGCCCGCCCGCCAGGTCAGCAGTCGTTCGACTTGTAGCAGGTCCGTCCAAAGCATTCACGGTGGGATTCGACCAAGAAAATCTCGGGAACAGGCCGACACTTCCGGCGATCGTCCAGTGCACCAGCCATCATCTGTGCTCGCGGTGGGATACCTGA